A DNA window from Eretmochelys imbricata isolate rEreImb1 chromosome 3, rEreImb1.hap1, whole genome shotgun sequence contains the following coding sequences:
- the BROX gene encoding BRO1 domain-containing protein BROX — protein MTHWFHRNPLKATAPVTFNFYGVASSPAATKICNDLRSSRVRLLELFTDLSCNPEMIKNATDLYFSLLQGFIVSLDNSSQDCKLRYIQNFKWTDTLQGQIPSAQQDAVFELVSMGFNVALWYTKYASRLAGKEDITEDEAKDVHRSLKIAAGIFKHLKESHIPKLITPVEKGRDLEARLIDSYIIQCQAEAQEVTIARAIELKHNPGLIAALAYETANFYQKADQMLSSLDPAYTIKWRKYLHLKTCFYMAYSYCYHGQTLLASDKCGEAIRSLQESEKFFVKAEALCKEYGETKGPGTTAKPSGHLFFRKLGSLVKNTLEKCQRENGFIYFQKVPPEAPQLELKANYGLVEPILFEFPALHAHWTPETLAAFDLTKRPKDDSAKPKPEEEVKPMKEPDIKPQKDSGCQIS, from the exons ATGACCCACTGGTTTCATCGCAACCCTTTAAAGGCGACAGCTCCTGTTACATTCAATTTCTATGGGGTAGCCAGCAGTCCTGCTGCAACAAAGATTTGCAA tgaCTTAAGATCATCCAGGGTACGACTCTTGGAGCTATTTACTGATTTGAGTTGTAATCCAGAAATGATAAAGAATGCAACTGATTTGTACTTTTCACTCTTGCAAG GCTTTATAGTCTCACTGGATAACTCTTCCCAAGACTGCAAGTTGCGATATATTCAGAATTTTAAGTGGACAGACACATTACAAGGACAAATTCCAAG tgCCCAGCAGGATGCTGTGTTTGAACTGGTTTCCATGGGATTTAACGTGGCTCTGTGGTACACAAAATATGCATCGAGACTGGCTGGAAAGGAAGA TATAACAGAAGATGAAGCAAAAGATGTTCACAGAAGCTTGAAGATAGCAGCTgggatttttaaacatttgaag GAGAGCCATATCCCCAAGCTGATTACACCTGTAGAAAAGGGAAGGGATTTAGAAGCTCGACTTATAGACTCCTACATCATCCAGTGCCAAGCTGAAGCTCAAGAAG TGACAATTGCCCGAGCTATTGAGCTGAAACACAATCCTGGTCTGATAGCTGCTCTGGCCTATGAAACAGCCAATTTCTACCAAAAAGCTG ATCAAATGTTATCCAGTTTGGATCCAGCATACACTATTAAATGGAGAAAGTACTTACACTTGAAGACATGTTTCTATATGGCTTAT TCATACTGCTACCATGGTCAAACTTTACTGGCCAGCGATAAATGTGGAGAAGCAATCAGATCTCTGCAGGAATCAGAAAAAT TTTTTGTCAAGGCTGAAGCATTATGCAAAGAATATGGTGAAACCAAAGGGCCTGGGACTACTGCCAAACCCTCTGGCCACCTCTTCTTTAGGAAACTAGGAAGTCTGGTTAAGAATACCCTAGAAAAATGCCAGAGAGAAAATGGATTCAT TTACTTTCAGAAAGTGCCACCTGAGGCTCCTCAGCTGGAGCTGAAGGCGAACTATGGCCTGGTAGAGCCCATCCTTTTTGAATTTCCTGCCTTGCATGCACACTGGACCCCTGAAACACTGGCTGCATTTGATCTCACCAAGAGGCCAAAGGATGACAGT GCTAAACCAAAACCAGAGGAAGAAGTGAAACCTATGAAAGAACCAGATATAAAGCCTCAAAAAGACAGTGGATGCCAGATCTCTTAA